Proteins from a single region of Candidatus Poribacteria bacterium:
- a CDS encoding AAA family ATPase: MLKRIKIQGYKSLVDLEVNFEHLAVLVGPNASGKSNFLDALHLLSRVATSRTLKEAFDPPYRGHALESFTFGEEGIKSLLEQETVSFSIEVDVQLSPKIVEDVNQQIQKMRPVPLDEDESVSRRSPPTVRSQNLRYRIEIEMLPKLGTLRVANEYLAALNTTGQLSQKRKPFLEQIDNQLHLRMEGQARPAHYERGLNYSILSMAHYPPHHPHLVAMRQELASWFTFYFEPRERMRLPSPVKEVHHIGLMGEDLAAFLNTLRGLNPRQFEAIEKSLHAMIPSITGIEVGVNALGEVELNLCEGEKRVSARGLSEGTLRILGFLALVGAKKSPALIGFEEPENGVHPRRIRRVARFLESRMLLEDIQFIVTTHSSLLSDLIPPESLYVCRKVNGNTEIEPFTMMHLGPLWKRVDVGDVLEEESALSPSERILRGDFDA; this comes from the coding sequence ATGCTGAAGCGAATCAAAATTCAAGGGTATAAATCACTCGTGGATCTTGAGGTAAACTTTGAGCACCTTGCTGTACTCGTCGGTCCCAACGCTTCAGGAAAAAGCAATTTCCTTGATGCCTTACACCTCCTATCGCGCGTAGCCACCAGTCGGACCCTGAAAGAAGCGTTTGATCCGCCTTATCGAGGACATGCACTGGAGTCGTTTACTTTTGGAGAAGAGGGCATCAAGAGCCTCTTGGAACAGGAAACAGTATCGTTTAGTATAGAGGTAGATGTTCAACTTTCTCCCAAGATCGTTGAGGATGTCAATCAACAAATTCAGAAAATGAGACCGGTGCCACTGGACGAAGATGAATCTGTTTCAAGGCGATCACCACCTACCGTGCGTTCGCAAAATCTTCGGTATCGAATTGAAATTGAGATGCTCCCCAAGTTGGGGACATTGCGGGTCGCGAACGAGTATCTCGCTGCACTTAATACCACGGGTCAGTTAAGTCAAAAACGCAAGCCGTTCTTAGAACAGATCGACAATCAGCTGCACTTGCGGATGGAGGGGCAAGCGCGTCCAGCCCACTATGAGCGAGGTCTCAATTATAGTATCCTTTCAATGGCGCATTATCCCCCTCACCATCCTCATTTGGTTGCGATGCGGCAGGAATTGGCGAGTTGGTTTACCTTCTATTTTGAACCGCGTGAACGCATGCGGCTCCCAAGTCCTGTTAAGGAAGTTCACCATATTGGGTTGATGGGGGAAGATCTCGCAGCCTTTCTTAATACTTTGCGAGGTCTCAATCCGCGACAGTTTGAAGCCATTGAGAAATCTCTCCATGCTATGATTCCTTCCATAACAGGCATTGAGGTTGGTGTCAATGCGTTAGGCGAAGTGGAATTAAATCTGTGTGAAGGCGAAAAACGTGTTTCAGCACGGGGTTTATCGGAGGGTACACTTCGGATTTTAGGGTTTTTAGCACTCGTTGGTGCCAAAAAATCACCAGCGTTGATAGGATTTGAGGAACCGGAGAATGGCGTTCATCCTCGTAGGATTCGGCGTGTTGCTCGGTTTTTGGAGAGTCGTATGCTTCTTGAAGATATCCAATTCATTGTGACAACACACTCATCACTTTTGTCTGACTTAATCCCTCCTGAATCTTTGTACGTTTGCCGTAAGGTTAACGGAAACACAGAAATTGAACCCTTTACTATGATGCATCTCGGACCGCTATGGAAAAGGGTTGATGTTGGAGATGTGCTGGAAGAAGAAAGTGCGTTATCTCCTTCTGAACGTATCTTGCGGGGGGACTTTGATGCGTAG
- a CDS encoding DUF4276 family protein, protein MRSISLFVEDTVHGDFLVALVQRVANAYNIEIKIKVSSVRGGHGTVITELRQYQQDLQHNAEDLPDIIIVGTDSNGRGFLQREREIDQATSDLADRVIYMIPQPHIERWLFLDSEAFKKVFGRGCSVPKRKCDRDRYKRLLLQAIRDAGVIPLLGGIEHIADLVNAMDLQHLEQSDRSFRRFFRALQHQFGAWQHTEN, encoded by the coding sequence ATGCGTAGTATCAGTCTGTTCGTTGAGGATACAGTCCATGGGGATTTTCTCGTGGCATTGGTTCAGCGGGTTGCTAATGCGTACAACATTGAGATTAAAATTAAAGTCTCCAGTGTCCGGGGTGGACATGGGACGGTTATTACGGAATTGAGACAGTATCAACAAGATTTGCAACACAACGCCGAGGATCTACCGGATATCATCATCGTAGGTACAGATAGTAATGGCAGAGGTTTTTTGCAGCGGGAAAGAGAGATCGATCAGGCAACCTCCGATTTGGCAGATCGCGTTATCTACATGATTCCGCAACCGCATATCGAGCGATGGTTATTTCTTGATTCAGAAGCGTTCAAGAAAGTATTTGGCAGGGGCTGCTCGGTTCCTAAGCGGAAATGCGACCGTGATCGTTACAAGCGTCTTCTCCTACAAGCGATTCGTGACGCAGGCGTGATCCCGCTTTTGGGAGGTATTGAACATATCGCAGATCTCGTCAACGCAATGGATCTCCAACATTTGGAGCAAAGCGATAGATCCTTCCGAAGGTTTTTCAGAGCGTTGCAGCACCAGTTTGGGGCATGGCAGCATACAGAGAATTGA
- a CDS encoding PQQ-binding-like beta-propeller repeat protein: MKKRLFSNVLPYLFLSTVFLPLTFAADVIHWDLPEGAKARLGRGSISEIAYSPDGRHLAVASSIGIWVYDTATNEEVTLLTGHTDSVYSVSFSPDGSTIVSGSKDNTLRMWDINTGEHLKTLIGHTDWVNSVSFSPDGTTIASASEDDTVRVWDASTGEPLKTLTGHIDDVLSVSFSPDSRTLVSGSLDGTVRIWDTHTGEHLKMLTGHTAWVWSVSFSPDGSTVASASMDNTVRVWNAATGEHLKTLIGHAGYVTGVSFSPDGTTIASGSRDATVRLWDAATGEHLKTLIGHTAWVWGMSFSPDGTTVASASEDDTVRVWDAATGEHLKTLIGHTGHVNSVSFSPDGSTIASGSENAALRLWDAETGKLLKTLKGHRESVRSVSFSPDSRTLVSGSEDNTIHVWDAATSKLLKTLSHMGAIYSVSFSPDGAIIVSGSEDDTFRLWDAATGKLLKTFIGHRRDIYSVSFSPDGTTIVIGSENAALRLWDVETGKLLKTLKGHMKSVRSVSFSPDGTKIASGSEDATVRLWDAATGKLLKTLMGHRGSVRSVSFSPDGTTIVSASEDATLQVWDVETGEVLKTLIGHTGHVTSVSFSPDGTTIASGSSDGTVLLWDVHTR; encoded by the coding sequence ATGAAAAAGAGACTGTTTTCTAACGTTTTGCCGTATCTTTTTCTATCCACTGTATTTTTACCCTTAACCTTCGCTGCGGACGTGATACATTGGGATTTACCGGAAGGTGCAAAAGCCCGGCTTGGCAGGGGGAGTATATCGGAGATAGCATATTCGCCGGACGGCAGACATCTGGCAGTGGCGAGTTCTATAGGGATCTGGGTCTACGATACAGCAACGAATGAAGAAGTCACGCTACTCACTGGACATACGGATAGCGTCTATAGCGTGTCGTTCAGTCCGGATGGCTCCACAATCGTTAGTGGGAGTAAGGATAATACCCTTCGTATGTGGGATATAAACACCGGTGAACACTTGAAAACGCTCATAGGACATACGGATTGGGTCAACAGCGTGTCGTTCAGTCCGGATGGCACGACAATCGCAAGCGCAAGTGAGGACGATACGGTTCGTGTGTGGGATGCAAGCACAGGCGAACCCCTGAAAACGCTCACAGGACATATTGATGATGTCTTGAGTGTATCGTTCAGTCCAGATAGCAGAACCCTCGTTAGTGGAAGTTTGGACGGGACCGTTCGTATATGGGATACACACACAGGCGAACACTTGAAAATGCTTACAGGACATACGGCTTGGGTTTGGAGCGTGTCGTTCAGTCCGGATGGCTCCACAGTGGCAAGCGCGAGTATGGACAATACCGTCCGTGTGTGGAATGCAGCCACCGGCGAACACTTGAAAACACTCATAGGACATGCGGGGTATGTCACTGGTGTGTCGTTCAGTCCGGATGGCACCACAATCGCAAGTGGAAGTAGGGATGCTACTGTCAGGTTGTGGGATGCAGCCACCGGCGAACACTTGAAAACACTCATAGGACATACGGCTTGGGTCTGGGGCATGTCGTTCAGTCCGGATGGCACCACAGTGGCAAGCGCGAGTGAGGACGATACCGTTCGTGTGTGGGATGCAGCCACCGGTGAACACTTGAAAACGCTTATCGGACATACGGGGCATGTCAACAGCGTGTCGTTCAGTCCGGATGGCTCCACAATCGCAAGCGGAAGTGAGAACGCTGCTCTCCGTTTGTGGGATGCCGAGACAGGCAAACTCCTGAAGACTCTCAAAGGTCATAGGGAGAGTGTTAGGAGCGTGTCATTCAGTCCAGATAGCAGAACCCTCGTTAGTGGGAGTGAGGACAATACCATCCATGTGTGGGATGCCGCCACAAGCAAACTTCTGAAGACTCTCAGCCACATGGGGGCTATCTATAGTGTATCGTTCAGTCCGGATGGCGCGATAATTGTTAGTGGGAGTGAGGACGATACCTTCCGATTGTGGGATGCCGCCACAGGCAAACTCCTGAAAACTTTCATAGGACATAGGAGAGATATCTATAGCGTGTCGTTCAGTCCGGATGGCACGACAATCGTAATCGGAAGTGAGAACGCTGCTCTCCGTTTGTGGGACGTCGAAACAGGCAAACTCCTGAAGACTCTCAAAGGACATATGAAGAGTGTCAGAAGCGTGTCATTCAGTCCCGATGGCACCAAAATCGCAAGCGGAAGTGAGGACGCTACTGTCCGGTTGTGGGATGCAGCCACAGGCAAACTCCTGAAGACTCTCATGGGACATAGGGGGAGTGTTAGGAGCGTGTCATTCAGTCCAGACGGCACAACAATCGTTAGTGCAAGTGAGGACGCTACCCTCCAGGTATGGGATGTCGAAACAGGAGAAGTCCTGAAAACGCTTATCGGACATACGGGGCATGTCACCAGTGTGTCGTTCAGTCCGGATGGCACGACAATCGCAAGCGGAAGCTCCGATGGCACGGTGCTGCTATGGGATGTCCACACTCGTTAA
- a CDS encoding gamma-glutamyltransferase: MSNTQEIGWNAVSKTGAVAAGGAKAVAAGIEILEAGGNAADAAAGTILALNVTDHGACSIGGEVPLLIFDAEKQEVKSLSGQGRAPVSQTAIDWYMENGIPNGDIKMAPVPSVVDLCTTTLKLYGTKTFEDIVAPTLALLDAGEADWHSDLAVTLRRMVASEQKTSGSREEKIQAASDRFYGRNGADTDIADALEGFYIDKGGFLRKADLAAHVTLVEDPVTVDYRGYTVHKCGTWTQGPYLCQALRLLEGFDLKAMGNASADYVHVVTEALKLAMADRDAYYGDPEFVDVPLSKLLSDAYTEIRRPLIDMQKASHEARPGDVDNMEPLKAGGVFRPGVGGTTTCAVADRWGNVVAATPSANVYHAGGMVGPTGVSYGNRLRSLNTTPGHPNCIQPGKRPRITLTPTLVLKDGAPILAISVAGGDLQDQATMNLLLNFVEFGMLPEDAVTAPRFATAHHEDSFDPNPNRAQTFGQAGSLTINDSVSENVREELGNRGHQLRAHGGAIAAPSMLHIDKESGTFYAAGDPAAGRHAAGLG, translated from the coding sequence ATGTCAAACACGCAAGAAATTGGATGGAATGCTGTTAGTAAAACTGGAGCCGTTGCTGCCGGTGGGGCAAAAGCCGTTGCGGCAGGAATTGAAATTCTGGAAGCGGGCGGAAATGCGGCAGACGCAGCGGCGGGGACGATCCTCGCGCTCAATGTCACAGATCACGGGGCCTGTTCTATCGGGGGTGAGGTGCCACTTCTCATCTTTGACGCGGAAAAGCAGGAAGTGAAATCACTCTCTGGACAGGGACGTGCACCGGTCTCGCAAACCGCGATTGATTGGTATATGGAGAACGGTATCCCTAATGGTGATATTAAAATGGCACCGGTGCCGTCGGTTGTGGATCTCTGCACGACCACACTCAAGTTGTATGGCACTAAGACGTTTGAAGACATCGTTGCCCCCACGCTGGCTCTGCTTGATGCTGGTGAGGCGGACTGGCATTCTGACTTGGCGGTCACGCTACGTCGGATGGTTGCGTCGGAACAGAAAACATCTGGTAGCCGCGAGGAAAAAATCCAAGCGGCAAGCGATCGTTTCTACGGACGGAACGGTGCCGATACCGATATTGCCGATGCCTTAGAAGGTTTTTACATTGACAAGGGTGGATTTCTTCGTAAGGCAGACCTCGCTGCGCATGTCACACTTGTTGAAGACCCGGTAACGGTGGACTATCGAGGATATACGGTGCACAAATGCGGTACTTGGACGCAAGGTCCTTATCTCTGCCAAGCATTGCGTTTATTGGAAGGTTTCGACCTCAAAGCGATGGGTAACGCCTCGGCAGACTATGTGCATGTGGTTACGGAAGCACTCAAACTGGCGATGGCTGACCGCGATGCATATTACGGCGATCCGGAGTTTGTAGATGTGCCTTTATCCAAGCTGCTTTCGGATGCCTATACTGAGATCCGCCGACCGCTCATTGATATGCAAAAAGCATCGCATGAAGCGCGACCCGGTGATGTGGATAACATGGAGCCATTAAAAGCGGGGGGTGTCTTTAGACCTGGCGTAGGCGGGACGACGACCTGTGCAGTTGCTGACCGATGGGGAAATGTTGTCGCCGCGACACCGAGTGCCAACGTCTACCATGCGGGGGGAATGGTCGGTCCTACAGGTGTCAGTTATGGCAACCGTCTACGGAGCCTTAACACAACTCCCGGACACCCGAACTGTATCCAGCCCGGAAAACGTCCGAGAATTACGCTTACCCCTACACTGGTTCTTAAGGACGGTGCTCCGATTTTAGCCATCAGCGTTGCGGGTGGTGATCTGCAAGATCAAGCGACGATGAACTTACTGCTCAATTTCGTTGAGTTCGGTATGCTACCTGAAGATGCCGTTACAGCCCCACGTTTTGCGACTGCACATCATGAAGATTCGTTCGATCCGAATCCGAACCGTGCGCAGACATTCGGGCAAGCAGGTTCATTGACTATCAACGACAGTGTAAGCGAAAACGTCAGGGAAGAACTTGGTAATCGCGGGCATCAACTCAGGGCGCACGGAGGTGCGATTGCTGCGCCTTCCATGCTCCATATCGACAAAGAGAGTGGAACGTTCTATGCTGCTGGTGATCCAGCTGCTGGGAGGCATGCGGCGGGATTGGGGTAA
- a CDS encoding DUF2442 domain-containing protein, which yields MLHPIYRVVSFEIQAPYTLRVCFDDDTEQVIDFQPTLKGELFGPLRDGTLFNQVRIDPEVHTLVWPNGADFDPATLHDWPDHLPELKRMAKCWSLEKTKDIETSPGLTRKTTAQA from the coding sequence ATGCTTCATCCAATATATCGTGTGGTTTCTTTTGAAATACAAGCACCTTACACACTTCGCGTCTGTTTTGATGATGATACAGAACAAGTTATAGACTTTCAACCTACATTAAAAGGCGAATTGTTCGGTCCACTCCGCGATGGAACTTTATTCAACCAAGTTCGGATTGATCCAGAAGTCCATACATTAGTATGGCCGAATGGAGCTGATTTTGATCCGGCGACCTTACATGATTGGCCTGATCATTTACCTGAACTGAAAAGAATGGCAAAGTGTTGGTCTCTTGAAAAAACAAAAGATATCGAAACATCGCCAGGACTTACGCGAAAAACCACGGCGCAGGCATAA
- a CDS encoding 3-isopropylmalate dehydrogenase, whose translation MAEYKIAVIRGDGIGIEVIEEGIKVLNAIADRYNIKWDFVEFPWGSDYYFEHGHMMPADALDTVAEFDQIYLGAVGHPDIQDHIALNGLLLPIRRRFDQYVCERPSVLYPGINTPLKDKEAWEIDLVVIRENTEGEYANVGGFQYQGFPEEIGVQVGVFTRHGCERIITYAFEQARARDKKRKVTSITKSNAQGYGMIVWDTAFERVATKYPDIETESLLVDAACMDFVRRPEDFDVVVASNLFGDILTDIGAIITGSMGLAPSGNIDPQRRFPSMFEPVHGSAPDIMGKGIANPLAAIISGSMMVRFIGEVEAAETIDAAVLKVVEAGKTLPPDLGGQATTSQIGDAVVNALG comes from the coding sequence ATGGCTGAATACAAAATTGCGGTAATTCGAGGAGACGGAATTGGGATTGAAGTGATAGAGGAGGGCATCAAGGTCCTCAACGCTATCGCCGACAGATACAACATCAAATGGGACTTTGTGGAGTTCCCTTGGGGCTCGGACTACTATTTCGAGCATGGGCACATGATGCCAGCAGATGCCCTTGATACCGTTGCGGAATTCGACCAGATTTATCTTGGCGCAGTCGGGCACCCCGACATCCAAGACCACATTGCGCTCAATGGGCTTCTGTTACCTATCCGACGTAGATTCGATCAGTACGTCTGTGAGCGACCAAGCGTCCTCTATCCCGGTATTAACACACCGCTCAAGGACAAGGAGGCTTGGGAGATTGATCTCGTGGTGATACGAGAGAACACAGAAGGCGAGTATGCTAACGTCGGTGGGTTTCAATACCAAGGATTCCCCGAAGAGATCGGCGTGCAGGTTGGTGTGTTTACGCGCCACGGCTGCGAGCGGATTATCACTTATGCCTTCGAGCAAGCTCGGGCGCGAGATAAGAAACGCAAAGTCACTTCGATCACCAAGTCGAATGCCCAAGGCTACGGCATGATTGTATGGGATACAGCCTTCGAGCGAGTCGCCACAAAGTATCCCGACATAGAGACGGAATCGTTGCTTGTGGACGCAGCATGTATGGATTTCGTGCGGAGACCAGAGGACTTTGATGTGGTCGTCGCCAGTAATCTGTTTGGGGATATCCTCACGGACATCGGTGCGATTATCACCGGAAGCATGGGACTGGCTCCGAGCGGCAATATCGACCCTCAACGTCGATTCCCGTCGATGTTCGAGCCTGTTCACGGGAGTGCACCGGACATCATGGGAAAAGGCATCGCGAATCCGCTGGCAGCAATTATCTCTGGTTCCATGATGGTGCGCTTCATCGGTGAGGTAGAAGCGGCGGAAACGATAGATGCAGCTGTACTAAAGGTCGTTGAGGCAGGCAAAACCCTCCCACCAGATCTCGGTGGTCAAGCCACAACCTCACAGATCGGCGATGCTGTAGTAAACGCGCTCGGCTAA
- a CDS encoding aminoglycoside phosphotransferase family protein — MFKLTEKDYHAAITENFPQLPIETWEPLHEGWANRTFLVNQWIVFRFPKHQVAAHHLVREIRLLTELAPTLPLSIPQYLYHGQPTQYYPFVFGGYTFIQGTPLNQCSPEVQSASWWQPPLGAFLTALHCFPVDRVQDLFETDVYMTSQAWQEGIAKMYGKIQTYIFPLLTHRQKKELSTYFKQVIVNSSIFSFTPVLIHQDFYSHNILVDVNRETVTGIIDWGSCTIGDPAEDVGDLVAYYDGVIDEGWYSRCAFYRHTAPFPDLLYVLEHNQPEKVASIMGKIDALWTP, encoded by the coding sequence ATGTTCAAACTGACAGAAAAGGACTACCACGCAGCGATTACCGAAAATTTTCCTCAGTTGCCGATTGAAACATGGGAACCGCTTCACGAGGGTTGGGCGAATCGGACGTTTCTGGTCAATCAGTGGATAGTTTTTCGCTTCCCTAAACATCAGGTCGCAGCGCACCACTTGGTACGTGAGATACGTTTACTGACCGAACTTGCACCTACCCTTCCGTTATCTATTCCCCAATATCTCTACCACGGGCAACCCACGCAATATTACCCGTTCGTGTTTGGCGGATATACCTTCATTCAAGGAACGCCGCTGAATCAGTGTTCACCCGAAGTACAATCGGCATCGTGGTGGCAACCACCCTTGGGGGCTTTTCTCACCGCACTGCATTGTTTTCCCGTGGACCGTGTGCAAGACTTATTTGAGACTGATGTTTATATGACATCACAAGCATGGCAGGAAGGGATAGCTAAGATGTACGGGAAAATACAAACCTACATTTTTCCACTACTCACTCACCGACAAAAAAAAGAACTTAGCACCTATTTCAAACAGGTGATAGTCAATTCATCTATCTTTTCCTTTACCCCCGTTCTTATTCACCAAGACTTTTATTCACACAACATTTTAGTCGATGTCAATAGGGAAACCGTCACTGGAATTATTGATTGGGGAAGTTGCACGATTGGTGATCCGGCAGAAGATGTTGGCGATTTGGTTGCTTATTACGATGGCGTTATTGACGAGGGTTGGTATTCTCGCTGCGCTTTTTATCGCCATACCGCTCCATTTCCGGATTTACTCTATGTTCTCGAACACAACCAGCCTGAGAAAGTGGCATCAATCATGGGCAAGATTGATGCGTTATGGACACCATGA
- a CDS encoding ankyrin repeat domain-containing protein gives MKLGSIHDAAANGDLDVVKKIVEQDPRLVNQDDKYEWRPIFHAGLRCHYDVVKYLIDCGADLAAHDGYAIHYAGEVPDNKDVVSLLIAYGGLDAHAKPSSEAARQFIYAVFLANVQRVNAMLRDEPMLVQERYARGDTALHHAARNGDLEIVEQLVGSGADVNVTSDHAHFPLYCAAGHGHVETTRYLVEHGADLQARLEDGKTVVEWLKQYADHDRRLKSCLDILER, from the coding sequence ATGAAACTCGGTTCAATTCATGACGCGGCAGCCAACGGGGACCTTGATGTTGTAAAGAAAATCGTTGAACAGGATCCTCGTCTGGTCAACCAAGACGACAAATACGAATGGCGTCCTATATTTCATGCCGGATTAAGATGCCATTATGACGTTGTTAAATATCTAATAGACTGTGGTGCTGATTTGGCAGCGCATGACGGCTATGCGATTCACTATGCTGGGGAAGTACCAGACAATAAGGATGTCGTATCATTACTCATTGCCTATGGCGGCTTGGATGCACATGCCAAACCATCGAGCGAAGCCGCGCGCCAGTTTATATACGCCGTTTTCTTAGCCAATGTACAGCGAGTCAACGCAATGCTCCGTGACGAGCCAATGTTAGTACAGGAGCGTTACGCCCGTGGTGATACAGCCTTGCACCATGCTGCTCGAAACGGGGATCTGGAAATTGTAGAACAGTTGGTCGGCAGTGGGGCAGATGTCAATGTAACGTCAGATCACGCGCATTTTCCCCTGTACTGCGCAGCCGGTCATGGACATGTAGAAACGACGCGGTATCTTGTAGAACATGGCGCGGATTTGCAAGCCAGACTTGAGGATGGCAAAACGGTCGTTGAATGGCTAAAACAATATGCCGATCATGATCGTCGCTTGAAATCCTGTCTTGATATATTGGAGAGATAA
- a CDS encoding HAD-IA family hydrolase, whose translation MKAVFFDLFETLITEKTRKDFQARAPFHERLGTTKDKSSLWWSKNEDAAMIGKFPDCLARFTHLCKAVGSPLTKNEIVVATQEHEAWKSKVLSCVEPQIFKMLRKVRARGLKVGIMSNALPEEVLAWEFCPLQDHVDPVVFSCSVGVMKPDRKIFELACSRMCVQPSEAYFVGDGGYDELQDAASVGMRVIQAAWYQDRDVEWSGASPLGRADSIRNLPELLC comes from the coding sequence TTGAAAGCGGTCTTCTTTGATTTATTCGAGACGCTCATAACTGAGAAAACGAGAAAAGATTTCCAAGCAAGGGCTCCGTTTCATGAACGACTGGGCACGACCAAAGATAAATCTTCGCTTTGGTGGTCAAAGAACGAGGATGCCGCGATGATCGGAAAATTTCCTGATTGTCTGGCGAGGTTCACCCATTTGTGCAAAGCAGTCGGGTCGCCGCTCACGAAAAATGAAATTGTCGTAGCCACCCAGGAACATGAGGCATGGAAATCAAAAGTCTTGAGTTGTGTCGAGCCTCAGATATTTAAAATGTTGCGCAAAGTCCGAGCGCGTGGGCTGAAAGTCGGAATTATGAGCAACGCCTTACCAGAAGAGGTCCTCGCTTGGGAATTCTGTCCGCTTCAAGATCATGTGGACCCGGTCGTGTTTTCTTGCAGTGTCGGCGTAATGAAACCTGATAGGAAAATATTTGAGTTAGCGTGTTCACGTATGTGTGTTCAACCTTCTGAAGCCTACTTTGTTGGGGATGGCGGTTACGATGAACTGCAAGATGCAGCATCTGTCGGCATGAGGGTGATTCAGGCAGCGTGGTATCAAGATCGAGATGTGGAATGGTCTGGTGCATCTCCTTTAGGACGGGCAGACTCAATAAGGAATCTTCCTGAGTTATTGTGTTAA